In Pseudomonas poae, a single genomic region encodes these proteins:
- a CDS encoding PHP domain-containing protein encodes MNVDLHCHSTASDGALAPAVLVARAFERGVRVLALTDHDTLEGLDEARVAAHSLGMQLVNGVELSCTWGGATIHVLGYGFDQTAPPLVQAIADLHDGRWLRSEEISRKLSLKGMPNALDGARAIQQELGDSGNAPARPHFADWMVREGFVKDRAEAFRKWLGAGKLGDVKQHWPTLEDTVETLRASGAWVSLAHPWHYDFTRSKRRKLISDYIGAGGHAIEVVNGHQPAEQVGSLAILAREFGLLVSAGSDFHGPGGWSEIGEYRQVPEDLPLLSGRFKHDPITATV; translated from the coding sequence GTGAATGTTGATTTGCACTGCCACAGCACGGCCTCCGACGGCGCCTTGGCGCCCGCGGTACTGGTTGCGCGAGCGTTTGAACGAGGCGTGCGAGTCCTGGCGTTGACCGACCACGACACCCTCGAAGGCCTCGACGAAGCTCGGGTCGCGGCCCACAGCCTGGGTATGCAGCTGGTCAACGGCGTGGAATTGTCCTGCACCTGGGGTGGCGCCACCATTCATGTGCTCGGCTACGGTTTCGATCAAACGGCCCCTCCCTTGGTGCAGGCCATTGCCGATCTGCACGATGGCCGCTGGCTGCGGTCCGAAGAAATAAGTCGAAAACTCAGCCTTAAAGGCATGCCCAATGCCCTCGACGGCGCCCGTGCCATCCAGCAGGAGCTGGGCGACAGCGGCAACGCGCCGGCCCGGCCGCACTTTGCCGATTGGATGGTGCGTGAAGGTTTTGTTAAAGACCGCGCCGAAGCCTTTCGCAAATGGCTGGGGGCCGGCAAGTTGGGCGATGTAAAGCAACACTGGCCGACGCTTGAAGACACCGTCGAGACCTTGCGGGCCTCCGGGGCCTGGGTCAGCCTGGCGCATCCCTGGCATTACGATTTCACCCGCAGCAAGCGTCGCAAGCTGATCAGCGACTATATTGGAGCGGGTGGCCACGCTATCGAGGTGGTCAACGGGCACCAGCCCGCCGAACAGGTCGGCAGCCTGGCGATTCTTGCCCGCGAATTTGGTCTGCTGGTCAGCGCCGGCAGTGATTTTCATGGCCCAGGTGGGTGGTCCGAAATCGGCGAGTATCGCCAGGTACCTGAAGACCTGCCGCTTTTGTCGGGGCGATTCAAGCATGACCCCATTACTGCCACCGTCTGA
- a CDS encoding LTXXQ domain protein, whose protein sequence is MRKTLIALMFAAALPTVAMAAMPEGPGPQGGPEGHMMGGPGHGGEHGPRGKGGPFSQLDLSREQRQQIGKLMGDQWHARKDLVKKYLDKLPAADQKAMRDEIAAGKQKTQADIRAVLKPDQQKKFDEIVKKQAERRAEWKEFQAWKAQQPQKAQ, encoded by the coding sequence ATGCGCAAGACCCTTATCGCTTTGATGTTCGCCGCTGCCCTGCCGACCGTTGCCATGGCTGCGATGCCAGAAGGCCCAGGCCCACAGGGTGGCCCTGAAGGTCACATGATGGGCGGCCCGGGCCACGGCGGTGAACACGGCCCGCGCGGTAAAGGCGGCCCATTCAGCCAACTGGACCTGAGCCGCGAACAGCGCCAGCAAATCGGCAAGCTGATGGGTGACCAATGGCACGCTCGCAAAGACCTGGTCAAAAAGTACCTGGACAAACTGCCAGCCGCTGACCAGAAAGCCATGCGAGACGAGATCGCTGCCGGCAAGCAGAAAACCCAGGCTGACATCCGCGCCGTGCTGAAACCCGATCAACAGAAGAAATTCGACGAGATCGTCAAGAAACAAGCCGAGCGCCGCGCCGAGTGGAAGGAATTCCAGGCCTGGAAAGCCCAGCAACCGCAAAAAGCGCAATAA
- a CDS encoding amino acid permease yields the protein MSGPHSSSGELKRGLKNRHIQLIALGGAIGTGLFLGSAGVLKSAGPSMILGYAICGFIAFMIMRQLGEMIVEEPVAGSFSHFAHKYWGGFAGFLSGWNCWILYILVGMSELTAVGKYVHYWWPEIPTWVSAAAFFVLINLINLANVKVFGEAEFWFAIIKVVAIVGMIALGSYLLVSGSGGPQASVSNLWEHGGFFPHGVGGLVMAMAIIMFSFGGLEMLGFTAAEADQPRTVIPKAINQVIYRILIFYIGALVVLLSLTPWDSLLETLNASGDAYSGSPFVQVFSMLGSNTAAHILNFVVLTAALSVYNSGTYCNSRMLLGMAEQGDAPKALAKIDKRGVPVRSILASAAITLVAVLMNYLIPQHALELLMSLVVATLVINWAMISFSHFKFRQHMNRTGQVPLFKALWYPYGNYVCLAFVVFILVIMLMIPGIQVSVYAIPVWVAFMAVCYGIKNRRKAKAALSPTATVLE from the coding sequence ATGAGTGGACCCCATTCCTCTTCAGGCGAGCTGAAACGCGGCCTGAAAAATCGTCATATCCAGTTGATCGCCCTCGGTGGCGCCATCGGTACCGGCCTGTTCCTGGGCTCGGCCGGGGTGCTCAAGTCCGCTGGCCCGTCGATGATCCTGGGTTATGCCATCTGCGGCTTTATCGCCTTCATGATCATGCGCCAACTCGGCGAAATGATCGTCGAGGAGCCGGTGGCCGGCTCCTTCAGCCACTTTGCCCACAAGTATTGGGGCGGTTTCGCTGGCTTCCTGTCGGGCTGGAACTGCTGGATCTTGTACATCCTGGTGGGCATGTCGGAGCTGACGGCCGTTGGTAAGTACGTGCACTACTGGTGGCCGGAGATCCCGACCTGGGTCTCGGCAGCCGCATTCTTCGTGCTGATCAACCTGATCAACCTGGCCAACGTCAAAGTGTTCGGTGAGGCCGAGTTCTGGTTCGCCATCATCAAGGTCGTGGCCATCGTCGGCATGATCGCGCTGGGCAGCTACCTGTTGGTCAGCGGCAGCGGCGGCCCGCAAGCGTCGGTGAGCAACCTGTGGGAGCACGGCGGCTTCTTCCCACACGGCGTGGGCGGGTTGGTGATGGCCATGGCGATCATCATGTTTTCCTTCGGCGGCCTGGAAATGCTCGGTTTTACTGCTGCAGAGGCTGACCAGCCGCGCACCGTGATTCCGAAAGCGATCAACCAGGTGATCTACCGTATCCTGATCTTCTACATCGGCGCCCTGGTGGTGCTGTTGTCGCTGACGCCCTGGGACAGCCTGTTGGAAACTCTCAACGCCTCTGGTGATGCCTACAGCGGCAGCCCGTTCGTGCAAGTGTTCTCCATGCTGGGCAGCAATACCGCGGCGCATATCCTCAACTTCGTGGTATTGACCGCCGCGCTGTCGGTGTACAACAGCGGCACCTACTGCAACAGCCGCATGTTGCTGGGCATGGCTGAGCAGGGCGATGCGCCTAAAGCGTTGGCCAAGATCGACAAGCGTGGCGTGCCGGTGCGCTCTATCCTCGCCTCGGCGGCCATCACCCTGGTGGCCGTGCTGATGAACTACCTGATCCCGCAACACGCGCTGGAACTGCTGATGTCGCTGGTAGTGGCCACGCTGGTGATCAACTGGGCGATGATCAGCTTTTCCCACTTCAAGTTCCGCCAGCACATGAACCGCACCGGCCAGGTGCCGTTGTTCAAGGCGCTGTGGTACCCGTACGGCAACTATGTCTGCCTGGCGTTCGTGGTGTTTATCCTGGTGATCATGCTGATGATTCCCGGCATTCAGGTGTCGGTGTACGCGATCCCGGTATGGGTGGCGTTCATGGCGGTGTGTTACGGCATCAAGAATCGGCGCAAGGCCAAAGCAGCACTGAGCCCAACGGCGACGGTTCTGGAGTAG
- a CDS encoding DNA-3-methyladenine glycosylase 2 family protein, with protein sequence MRLVFAPPYDWAAMIGFLSARAISGLETVEAGVYRRSISVGHQHGWISVALGTGDWLDVDVEFANPAALPEIERRLRMMFDLDAQPHLINPQLATDPLMAHLVAARPGLRVPGTWDGLELAIRAVLGQQITVAAAIRLAGKLVAQYGQPLQTPHAGITHVFPTPAVLAAADLATLGMPKARGRTLSGVAQALLDDPQLFEPKASLKEGVARLVALPGIGDWTAQYIAMRQMREADAFASGDIGLINALVALEGGPVSARQLLARAEAWRPLRAYASQHLWTSLQRGD encoded by the coding sequence GTGAGACTGGTATTTGCGCCGCCTTATGACTGGGCGGCGATGATCGGTTTTTTGTCTGCGCGGGCGATCAGTGGGTTGGAGACGGTCGAGGCTGGCGTGTATCGGCGCAGCATCAGCGTGGGGCACCAGCATGGCTGGATCAGTGTGGCACTGGGGACGGGCGATTGGCTGGATGTCGACGTTGAGTTTGCGAACCCAGCGGCCTTGCCTGAGATCGAGCGACGGTTGCGCATGATGTTTGATCTGGACGCCCAGCCGCACTTAATCAACCCACAGCTGGCGACGGACCCGTTGATGGCGCATTTGGTCGCAGCGCGTCCTGGCTTGCGCGTGCCCGGCACCTGGGACGGTCTGGAACTGGCGATTCGTGCGGTGCTGGGCCAGCAGATCACGGTGGCGGCGGCGATTCGCCTGGCGGGAAAATTGGTGGCGCAGTATGGCCAGCCGCTGCAAACGCCACATGCCGGTATCACCCATGTATTCCCGACCCCCGCGGTGCTGGCAGCGGCGGACCTGGCGACCCTGGGCATGCCCAAAGCGCGGGGCCGCACCTTGTCCGGCGTCGCCCAGGCGCTGTTGGATGATCCTCAATTGTTTGAACCCAAGGCCAGCCTCAAAGAGGGCGTGGCACGCTTGGTGGCATTGCCGGGGATTGGCGATTGGACGGCGCAGTACATCGCCATGCGCCAGATGCGCGAGGCGGATGCGTTTGCGTCGGGGGATATCGGCTTGATCAACGCGTTGGTGGCGTTGGAGGGCGGGCCGGTGTCGGCGCGGCAGCTGTTAGCGCGCGCCGAGGCGTGGCGGCCGTTGCGCGCGTATGCGTCGCAGCATTTGTGGACGTCGTTGCAGCGGGGAGATTGA
- a CDS encoding aminoacyl-tRNA hydrolase has translation MLVISNNVHLPDAEIELTAIRAQGAGGQNVNKVSSAVHLRFDIPGSSLPEFYKERLLALRDSRITSDGVLVLKAQQYRTQEQNRADALERLVALILSATKVEKKASADQANPGLEKASTRIQDQARHHQGRTRQGRLLVAACLASFRRLAIHVHAQQQPTQCAEGSEQEDRRKAEA, from the coding sequence ATGCTGGTGATTTCCAACAATGTGCACCTCCCCGATGCCGAGATCGAGCTGACCGCCATTCGCGCCCAAGGCGCAGGCGGGCAGAACGTCAACAAGGTGTCGAGTGCGGTGCACCTGCGTTTTGATATACCGGGCTCGTCGCTGCCGGAGTTCTACAAGGAGCGGCTGCTGGCGCTGCGCGACAGCCGCATCACCAGTGACGGTGTGTTGGTGCTCAAGGCCCAGCAATACCGGACCCAGGAGCAAAATCGCGCGGATGCGTTGGAGCGTTTGGTGGCGTTGATCCTCAGCGCCACCAAAGTGGAGAAAAAAGCGTCGGCCGACCAAGCCAACCCTGGGCTCGAAAAAGCGTCGACTCGAATCCAAGACCAAGCGCGGCACCATCAAGGCCGGACGCGGCAAGGTAGACTTTTAGTCGCCGCGTGCCTCGCGAGCTTTAGGCGCCTGGCGATACATGTACACGCTCAGCAACAGCCCACCCAGTGCGCTGAGGGCAGCGAACAGGAAGATCGACGCAAAGCCGAAGCCTGA
- a CDS encoding translation initiation factor 2, whose translation MRLRQLCLLAVLTIGATAHAEETPNTGNSTPLSLSAGSQISELQQRLKESERLREELGKQLQSADATRESAQLSRLRQENQRLAQQLKDTQGGALTQWLTEQQQWFVTGGAVALIALLCGIFAGGGHRRRRQWLN comes from the coding sequence ATGCGCTTACGTCAGTTGTGTCTGTTGGCAGTGTTAACGATCGGGGCTACGGCCCACGCTGAAGAAACCCCGAACACCGGCAATTCGACGCCCCTGTCGTTGAGTGCCGGCAGCCAGATCTCCGAATTGCAGCAACGTTTGAAAGAAAGCGAACGCCTGCGTGAAGAATTGGGCAAGCAACTACAGAGCGCAGACGCTACGCGTGAAAGCGCACAATTGAGTCGCCTTCGCCAAGAGAACCAACGCCTGGCCCAGCAACTCAAAGATACACAGGGTGGCGCCTTGACCCAGTGGCTGACCGAGCAACAGCAATGGTTTGTCACCGGTGGGGCCGTCGCGCTGATCGCCTTGCTGTGCGGGATCTTCGCCGGCGGTGGGCACCGTCGCCGTCGACAATGGCTAAATTGA
- a CDS encoding response regulator transcription factor, with amino-acid sequence MSELLLIDDDQELCELLSSWLGQEGFQVRACHDGLSARKALADSAPAAVVLDVMLPDGSGLELLKQLRTDHPDLPVLMLSARGEPLDRILGLELGADDYLAKPCDPRELTARLRAVLRRSHPAAVSTQLELGDLCFSPVRGVVSIDEQEFALTVSESRLLEALLRQPGEPLDKQELAQIALGRKLTLYDRSLDMHVSNLRKKIGPHPDGRPRIVALRSRGYYYSL; translated from the coding sequence ATGAGCGAGCTGTTACTGATAGATGATGACCAGGAGCTCTGTGAGCTGCTGAGCAGTTGGTTGGGCCAGGAAGGTTTCCAGGTTCGCGCCTGCCATGATGGGTTGAGCGCACGTAAAGCGCTGGCTGACAGTGCGCCTGCCGCCGTGGTGCTCGATGTGATGCTGCCCGATGGCAGCGGCCTGGAGTTGCTCAAGCAATTGCGCACCGATCATCCCGACTTGCCGGTATTGATGCTCTCGGCCCGTGGCGAGCCGCTGGACCGCATCCTTGGCCTGGAACTCGGCGCCGACGATTACCTGGCCAAACCCTGCGACCCCCGGGAGTTGACCGCCCGCCTGCGCGCCGTCTTACGCCGCAGCCATCCGGCTGCCGTGTCTACGCAGCTTGAGCTGGGTGATTTGTGTTTCAGCCCGGTGCGCGGCGTGGTCAGCATCGACGAGCAGGAGTTCGCCCTCACCGTATCCGAAAGTCGCCTGCTGGAAGCCCTGCTGCGCCAGCCTGGCGAGCCGCTGGATAAACAGGAACTGGCGCAGATCGCCTTGGGCCGCAAGCTCACCCTTTACGATCGCAGCCTGGACATGCACGTCAGCAACCTGCGCAAGAAAATCGGCCCGCACCCGGATGGCCGGCCACGGATCGTCGCCCTGCGCAGCCGTGGTTACTACTACAGCCTCTAA
- the scpB gene encoding SMC-Scp complex subunit ScpB, with protein sequence MNLTEPRELAPLLEAFLLASGKPQSLERLFELFEEAERPEPPVFKKALEILRKSCEGRAFELREVASGYRLQIREKFSPWVGRLWEERPQRYSRAMLETMALIAYRQPITRGEIEDVRGVAVNSHIVKTLLEREWIRIVGYRDVPGKPAMFATTKVFLDHFNLKNLDDLPPLAELREMEAEPVLDFDDAPVPAGLQELADASAEPEEPKDETSFHTLLLELDDMEQGIKTDFDDLLRDGAAELQTEENVESEPEPEPEPEAEAESEPEPEPEEDILGVAEAREKLLAAVAALEQPPLSDEEDEARALAEAIEAERRQFED encoded by the coding sequence ATGAATTTGACTGAACCCCGCGAACTGGCCCCGCTGCTGGAGGCCTTTCTTCTGGCCTCGGGTAAACCCCAATCCCTGGAGCGCCTGTTCGAACTCTTTGAAGAAGCCGAACGCCCTGAACCGCCTGTTTTCAAGAAGGCGCTGGAGATTCTGCGCAAGTCTTGCGAGGGTCGCGCCTTTGAACTGCGTGAAGTGGCGTCGGGTTATCGCCTGCAGATCCGTGAAAAGTTTTCGCCGTGGGTCGGCCGGTTGTGGGAAGAGCGCCCGCAGCGTTATTCGCGGGCAATGCTGGAGACCATGGCGCTGATTGCCTATCGCCAGCCGATCACGCGGGGCGAGATCGAGGATGTGCGGGGTGTTGCAGTCAACAGCCATATCGTCAAGACGTTGCTTGAACGCGAGTGGATCCGCATCGTTGGCTACCGCGACGTGCCCGGCAAACCGGCGATGTTTGCCACTACCAAGGTATTCCTCGACCACTTCAACCTGAAAAACCTCGACGACCTCCCGCCGCTGGCCGAACTGCGCGAGATGGAAGCCGAGCCGGTGCTCGACTTCGACGACGCGCCGGTGCCGGCAGGTTTGCAGGAACTCGCCGATGCCAGTGCCGAGCCGGAAGAGCCGAAGGACGAGACCAGCTTCCACACGTTGTTGCTGGAACTGGATGACATGGAGCAAGGGATCAAGACTGATTTTGATGACTTGCTGCGTGACGGTGCGGCTGAGTTGCAAACCGAGGAAAACGTTGAGTCAGAGCCAGAGCCAGAGCCAGAGCCCGAAGCTGAAGCCGAGTCCGAACCTGAGCCCGAACCTGAGGAAGACATCCTCGGCGTGGCCGAAGCCCGCGAAAAACTGCTGGCCGCTGTCGCAGCGTTGGAACAGCCGCCCCTGAGCGACGAAGAAGACGAAGCCCGCGCCCTGGCCGAAGCCATCGAAGCCGAACGCCGCCAGTTCGAAGACTGA
- a CDS encoding septation protein A, with protein sequence MKQFIDFIPLLLFFIVYKLDPRVIDLAGHELTFGGIYSATAVLIISSVVVYGAIFISQRKLEKSQWLTLVACLVFGSLTLAFHSETFLKWKAPVVNWLFALAFIGSHFIGDRLLIKRIMGHALTLPEPVWTRLNVAWIVFFIFCGAANLFVAFTFQSYWVDFKVFGSLGMTVLFLVGQGIYLSRHLHDTDPTTPKTED encoded by the coding sequence GTGAAACAATTCATCGACTTCATCCCGCTGTTGCTGTTTTTCATCGTTTACAAACTCGACCCCAGGGTCATCGACCTGGCCGGCCATGAGCTGACCTTCGGGGGCATCTACAGCGCCACTGCCGTGCTGATCATCAGCTCTGTGGTGGTCTACGGCGCCATCTTCATCTCCCAGCGCAAACTGGAAAAAAGCCAATGGCTGACCCTGGTCGCGTGCCTGGTCTTCGGCAGCCTGACCCTGGCCTTCCACAGCGAAACCTTCCTTAAATGGAAAGCCCCGGTGGTGAACTGGTTGTTCGCCCTGGCGTTCATCGGCAGCCACTTCATCGGCGACCGCCTGCTGATCAAGCGGATCATGGGCCACGCGTTGACCCTGCCCGAGCCGGTATGGACGCGCCTGAACGTGGCCTGGATCGTGTTTTTCATCTTCTGCGGCGCTGCCAACCTGTTCGTGGCATTCACCTTCCAGAGCTACTGGGTCGACTTCAAGGTCTTCGGTAGCCTGGGCATGACCGTATTGTTCCTGGTCGGCCAGGGTATCTACCTGTCGCGCCACCTGCATGACACCGACCCTACTACGCCAAAAACCGAGGACTGA
- a CDS encoding YciI family protein translates to MLYAIIATDVANSLEKRLSVRPAHVERLKQLQAEGRIVLAGPHPAVDSNDPGDAGFTGSLIVAEFASLADAQAWAKADPYVAAGVYADVVIKPFKQVLP, encoded by the coding sequence ATGCTCTACGCAATCATTGCCACTGACGTTGCCAACTCGCTGGAAAAACGCCTGAGCGTACGGCCGGCCCACGTCGAGCGTCTCAAGCAGCTGCAAGCTGAAGGCCGCATCGTACTGGCAGGCCCGCACCCTGCCGTAGACAGCAACGACCCAGGCGACGCCGGTTTCACCGGTAGCCTGATCGTCGCCGAGTTCGCCTCCCTCGCCGATGCCCAAGCCTGGGCCAAGGCCGATCCTTACGTGGCGGCCGGCGTCTACGCTGATGTCGTGATCAAGCCGTTCAAGCAAGTCCTGCCTTGA
- a CDS encoding threonylcarbamoyl-AMP synthase, whose translation MSQFFQIHPENPQARLIKQAVEIIRAGGVVIYPTDSSYAIGCQIGDKSAVERVRRLRQLDDKHNFALICSDLSQLGLFAKVDTGTFRLLKAHTPGPYTFILNATREVPRLLLHPKKRTIGLRVPEHPIALALLEELGEPLMSVSLIMPGDTEPLEDPYEMRQLLEKQVDLIIDGGFGGGKASTVINLADGEPEVIRVGCGDPAPFMVEA comes from the coding sequence GTGAGTCAATTCTTCCAGATTCATCCGGAAAACCCTCAGGCGCGCCTGATCAAACAGGCCGTGGAGATCATCCGTGCCGGCGGCGTGGTGATATACCCTACGGATTCGTCCTACGCCATTGGTTGCCAGATCGGCGACAAGAGCGCGGTGGAGCGTGTAAGACGCCTGCGTCAGTTGGACGACAAGCACAACTTCGCCCTGATCTGCAGCGACCTGTCCCAACTCGGGCTGTTTGCCAAGGTCGACACCGGCACCTTCCGCCTGCTCAAGGCCCATACGCCAGGGCCCTACACGTTTATTCTCAACGCCACCCGCGAAGTGCCGCGCCTGTTGTTGCACCCGAAAAAGCGCACCATCGGCCTGCGGGTGCCGGAGCACCCCATCGCCCTGGCGCTGCTCGAAGAGCTGGGTGAGCCGCTGATGAGCGTGTCGTTGATCATGCCCGGCGACACCGAGCCCCTGGAAGACCCGTACGAAATGCGCCAACTCCTGGAAAAACAGGTGGACCTGATCATCGACGGCGGCTTCGGCGGCGGCAAGGCTTCTACCGTGATCAACCTGGCCGACGGCGAGCCAGAGGTGATTCGTGTAGGTTGCGGCGACCCGGCTCCGTTCATGGTCGAGGCCTGA
- the arcD gene encoding arginine-ornithine antiporter: MSETPGKLRLGALVALVVGSMIGGGIFSLPQNMAASADVGAVLIGWVITAIGMLTLAFVFQTLANRKPDLDGGVYAYAKAGFGDYMGFSSAWGYWISAWLGNVGYFVLLFSTLGYFFPIFGEGNTPAAVIGASVLLWAVHFLVLRGIKEAAFINLVTTVAKVVPLVLFVLIALFAFKLEIFTADIWGVKNPDLGSVMNQVRNMMLVTVWVFIGIEGASIFSSRAEKRSDVGKATVIGFITVLLFLMLVNVLSLGIMTQPELAKLQNPSMAAVLEHVVGHWGAVLISVGLIISLLGALLSWVLLCAEIMFAAAKDHTMPEFLRKENANHVPVNALWLTNAMVQLFLVITLFSASTYLSLIYLATSMILVPYLWSAAYALLLAVRGETYEAALAERKKDLFIGAIALIYAIWLLYAGGTKYLLLSALLYAPGAILFAKAKRELGKPIFTNVEKLIFAAVVIGALVAAYGLYDGFLTL; the protein is encoded by the coding sequence ATGTCTGAAACTCCCGGAAAACTTAGGCTTGGTGCACTGGTTGCACTTGTCGTGGGCTCGATGATTGGTGGCGGGATCTTCTCACTGCCACAAAACATGGCCGCCAGCGCCGATGTTGGCGCGGTATTGATTGGTTGGGTCATTACCGCCATCGGCATGTTGACCCTCGCTTTCGTGTTCCAGACCCTCGCCAACCGCAAGCCCGACCTCGATGGCGGCGTCTACGCCTACGCCAAGGCCGGTTTCGGCGATTACATGGGCTTCTCATCGGCCTGGGGCTACTGGATCAGTGCCTGGCTGGGCAACGTCGGTTACTTCGTTTTGCTGTTCAGCACCCTCGGCTACTTCTTTCCGATCTTTGGCGAAGGCAACACGCCGGCGGCCGTGATTGGTGCGTCGGTACTGCTGTGGGCCGTGCACTTTCTGGTGCTGCGCGGGATCAAGGAAGCGGCATTCATCAACCTGGTGACCACCGTCGCCAAGGTCGTGCCACTGGTGCTGTTCGTGTTGATCGCGCTGTTCGCGTTCAAGCTGGAGATCTTCACCGCTGACATCTGGGGCGTGAAAAACCCGGACCTGGGCAGTGTGATGAACCAGGTGCGCAACATGATGCTGGTCACCGTGTGGGTGTTCATCGGTATCGAGGGCGCCAGCATTTTCTCGTCCCGCGCAGAGAAACGCTCCGACGTGGGTAAAGCCACAGTCATCGGCTTTATCACCGTGCTGCTGTTCCTGATGCTGGTGAACGTGCTGTCCCTGGGGATCATGACCCAACCGGAACTGGCCAAGCTGCAAAACCCGTCGATGGCTGCCGTGCTGGAACACGTAGTGGGCCACTGGGGTGCAGTGCTGATCAGCGTCGGCTTGATCATTTCCTTGCTGGGTGCGCTGCTGTCGTGGGTGCTGCTGTGTGCGGAGATCATGTTCGCCGCCGCCAAGGACCACACCATGCCGGAGTTCCTGCGCAAGGAGAACGCCAACCACGTGCCGGTCAACGCCCTGTGGCTGACCAACGCCATGGTGCAGCTGTTCCTGGTGATCACGCTGTTCTCGGCCAGCACTTACCTGTCGCTGATCTACCTCGCCACCTCGATGATCCTGGTGCCTTACCTGTGGTCGGCGGCCTACGCCCTGTTGCTGGCGGTGCGTGGTGAAACCTACGAAGCCGCGTTGGCCGAGCGTAAGAAAGACCTGTTCATCGGCGCCATCGCTCTGATCTATGCGATCTGGCTGCTCTACGCCGGTGGCACCAAGTACCTGCTGCTCTCCGCCCTGCTCTACGCCCCCGGCGCGATCCTGTTCGCCAAGGCCAAGCGTGAACTGGGCAAACCGATTTTCACCAACGTCGAGAAGCTGATTTTCGCCGCAGTGGTCATTGGCGCCCTGGTGGCGGCCTATGGGCTCTACGACGGTTTCCTGACCTTGTAA